AGACGAGGGCGATCAAGCGCTGCTTCGGGCGGCGCTCCTACGAAGTGCCGATGAGCTCGGTGAAATCGATGATCGGCCATCCCCAGGGCGCCTCCGGCGCCGCGGGCGCTGCGGCGGCGATCCTCGCCATGAACCACGGCGTGCTGCCGCCGACGATCAACCTCGAGGATCCCGACCCCGAATGCGATCTCGACTACATCCCCAACCGCGCGCGGCCGAAAGCAGCGGAGCTTTCGCTGTGCAATTGCATCGGCTTCGGCTCCAAGAACTCGGCGCTGGTGATCGCCCGCGGCGCCAGCGGCGGGTGAGCAGGGCCGCCGCGCGAACAGACGCGGGTCGGGTTTCGGCTTGTCATCGGACATGAAGCGAATACAATAGCGCGCGACTGGCCGAAGGAGCTCGATGAAATCCGAATTCACCCTCGAACAAGAAAAAATCCTGGCGCCGTTTTTCACCAATCTCGATCGGCCCGTCTTCGGTTTGAGGCTGCCGCAGGAGGTGGCGGGCGCGCTTTTCTCGCGCTACAGCCGGTCGACCAGGAGCCTGCGGCGGACGTTCCTCGAGGAATTCCTCGGCGATCCGAGGCTCGGGCTGAACGAGCTGCTGGGACGGGAGCCTTCCGGCGCCGGCGCCGCGCTCGAGAGAGCCCGGGCCTTCTACGATCGGGTGCTGATCGGGTACGGCGACGACTCGGTGGCCCAGCTCGGCGCGGCCCATATCGCGTGCGAGAATGTGTCGAACGTCGCGGCCAAGATCCTCGAGGATGCACGCATCGGAATCGCACCGCTGGAGAAGTCGACCCGCTACGTTCGCTTCGATCAGAAAGATTCGCACGGCCGGTACCTCTTCTACCGGGAGCCGAAGATCATGGCGTCGCCGCACCGCGACGTCTTCCTCGAGGTCATGAATCTCCTCTTCGACACCTACTCGCGTCAGATGGGGCCGATGCTGGAATTCGTCGCGCGGTCGCTGCCGATCGAGCAGGTGGAAGTCCGCCATCCGGCGACCGGCGCGCCTCTGAGCTACGCCGATGCCTGCAAGGAGGAGAAGCTCAAGCGCTGGGCGGAGAACGCTTACCGGGCGACGGTGCGCGCTCACGCCTGCGACGTCCTGCGGAGCTACCTGCCGGCGGCGACGCTCACGAACGTCGGCCTGTTCGGCGTCGGGCAGGCGTTCGAATATCTCCTCACCAAGCTCTATTCGCACGACCTGAGCGAGGCCAGGGAATTGGCGGTCGCGATGCACGGCGAGCTCAACCAGCTCATCCCGTCCTTCGTCAAGCGGGCCCGGGCCGACGAGTATCTCGCCGGGGCCGCTGCGGCGGCGAGGAAAGCGGCCACACGGGAAGCGGACGTGGCCGAAACCAAAGAGGCGGTGTCGCTGGTCGATTACGATCGCAACGCCGAGGAAAAGGTCATTGCGGCCATCCTCTATCCCCACGGGCGCCAGCCGCTGCAGCAGCTCCGCCAGCTAGCCGCGCGGATGAGCCCGGAGGAGCGCCGGCAGATCCTGAAGGACTGCTTCGAGCGGCGGCGCCACCGCCGCGACAAGCTCGGCCGCGCCTTCGAGAACGTCTATTACACGTTCGACATTCTCGGGAACCTTGGATTGTACCGCGACCTGCACCGCCACCGCATCCTCACCCAGGAGCGCCAGGACTTCACGACGGCGCACGGCTACGATACGCCGCCGGAGATCGAGGAGGCGGGATTCAAGGATGAATTCGACCGGTGCATGAGCCGCGCGGCGGAGCTCTACGAACGGATCTATC
This sequence is a window from Candidatus Zixiibacteriota bacterium. Protein-coding genes within it:
- a CDS encoding FAD-dependent thymidylate synthase, with protein sequence MKSEFTLEQEKILAPFFTNLDRPVFGLRLPQEVAGALFSRYSRSTRSLRRTFLEEFLGDPRLGLNELLGREPSGAGAALERARAFYDRVLIGYGDDSVAQLGAAHIACENVSNVAAKILEDARIGIAPLEKSTRYVRFDQKDSHGRYLFYREPKIMASPHRDVFLEVMNLLFDTYSRQMGPMLEFVARSLPIEQVEVRHPATGAPLSYADACKEEKLKRWAENAYRATVRAHACDVLRSYLPAATLTNVGLFGVGQAFEYLLTKLYSHDLSEARELAVAMHGELNQLIPSFVKRARADEYLAGAAAAARKAATREADVAETKEAVSLVDYDRNAEEKVIAAILYPHGRQPLQQLRQLAARMSPEERRQILKDCFERRRHRRDKLGRAFENVYYTFDILGNLGLYRDLHRHRILTQERQDFTTAHGYDTPPEIEEAGFKDEFDRCMSRAAELYERIYPQLPREAQYAVPFAYRVRWYMKMNLREALHIVELRTMPQGHPDYRLICQEIWRKIESVHPVLAECGRFVDWRHYRLGRLQSEMRTEYKKSALENKE